One region of Pyramidobacter sp. YE332 genomic DNA includes:
- a CDS encoding amylo-alpha-1,6-glucosidase translates to MNFKYNKAICQNLRESLRLEWLETNGLGDYASSSIVSCNTRRYHGLFVANLDRPAGRHVLLSALEESLLLGGHEFFFSCRQHPGNFFPKGHEYLREAEIGAWPLFRYRIGDVVLTREIVMPHGEHRVLIRYSLEGGAAQAKLRIKPLLAYRNFHALTHANMNLHVRTWPETAGFKVEPYDGMPPLFMQTDGRFTFLPSPDWYYNAEYLIERERGFPYAEDLFQPGLFEIELAPQRPVILSAALQPTGKAARLARLWNDETRRRLSRGEDRSLTAHLEREGEKFLIDSPRNGKTVIAGYPWFDAWGRDTFIALPGLTFCAGRSQEGVDILAGAGGAIKDGLIPNCYGADGVHHSYNSADASLWYVWAVQQMAEQAANGLQLVKKLCWQPIKEIIAAYADGRAPHTHMDEAGLLHVGAPDTQLTWMDASVGGRPVTPRWGCPVEINALWYNALVFAGKTAAALGETPPWDKKRLAALKKEFQRRFWSEERGYLADVWRADGADWSFRPNQLFAASLPEPVLDRPLAAEMLGRVRTLLLTPYGLRTLSPADANYRSLYEGSPEERDSAYHQGTVWPWLLGAYGDTLLFALWDRPAAARHLLGTITPLCTAHLREYGVGSVAEIFDAAPPYRPNGAVAQAWSVAELLRVLKKMQRAAPGVYRRWETNLREEAR, encoded by the coding sequence ATGAACTTCAAATACAACAAAGCGATATGCCAGAACCTGCGTGAATCGCTGCGCCTGGAGTGGCTGGAAACCAACGGTCTGGGAGATTACGCCTCCAGCTCTATCGTTTCGTGCAACACGCGCCGTTATCACGGGCTTTTTGTCGCCAATCTCGACCGTCCGGCAGGGCGTCACGTGCTGCTGTCGGCGCTGGAAGAATCGCTGCTGCTTGGCGGGCACGAGTTCTTCTTCTCCTGCCGCCAGCATCCCGGCAACTTTTTCCCCAAGGGGCACGAATATTTGCGCGAGGCCGAGATCGGCGCCTGGCCGTTGTTCCGCTACCGCATCGGCGATGTCGTGCTGACGCGCGAGATCGTCATGCCGCACGGCGAACACCGCGTGCTGATCCGCTATTCGCTGGAAGGCGGCGCCGCGCAGGCCAAGCTGAGAATCAAGCCGCTGCTCGCCTACCGGAATTTTCACGCGCTCACGCACGCCAACATGAATCTGCACGTGCGTACCTGGCCGGAGACAGCGGGCTTCAAGGTTGAGCCTTATGACGGGATGCCGCCGCTGTTCATGCAGACCGACGGACGTTTCACGTTTTTGCCGTCGCCCGATTGGTACTACAACGCCGAATACCTGATCGAGCGCGAGCGCGGCTTCCCCTACGCGGAAGACCTGTTTCAGCCCGGCCTGTTCGAGATCGAACTCGCGCCGCAGCGTCCTGTGATCCTCAGCGCCGCGCTGCAGCCAACCGGCAAAGCCGCACGGCTGGCGCGACTCTGGAACGACGAAACGCGGCGCCGCCTCAGCCGCGGCGAGGACAGGAGCCTGACCGCCCATCTCGAGCGGGAGGGCGAAAAATTCCTCATCGACAGCCCGCGCAACGGAAAAACCGTGATCGCCGGCTATCCATGGTTCGACGCCTGGGGGCGCGACACTTTCATCGCTCTGCCGGGGCTGACGTTCTGCGCCGGACGCAGCCAGGAGGGCGTGGACATTCTTGCGGGCGCGGGAGGAGCCATAAAGGACGGTCTGATCCCCAACTGTTACGGCGCCGACGGCGTCCATCACAGTTACAATTCCGCCGACGCCTCGCTCTGGTACGTCTGGGCCGTCCAACAGATGGCCGAGCAGGCCGCCAATGGGCTGCAGCTCGTCAAAAAGCTGTGCTGGCAGCCCATCAAAGAGATCATTGCCGCGTACGCGGACGGACGCGCTCCCCACACGCACATGGATGAAGCGGGACTGCTCCATGTCGGCGCCCCCGACACCCAGCTCACCTGGATGGACGCGTCGGTCGGCGGGCGGCCGGTGACGCCGCGCTGGGGCTGCCCGGTGGAGATCAACGCGCTGTGGTACAACGCCCTCGTTTTTGCCGGCAAGACCGCCGCCGCCCTGGGCGAAACGCCGCCGTGGGACAAAAAGCGTCTTGCGGCGCTGAAAAAGGAATTCCAGCGCCGCTTCTGGAGCGAGGAGCGCGGCTACCTGGCCGACGTGTGGCGCGCGGACGGCGCCGATTGGAGCTTCCGTCCCAACCAGCTTTTTGCCGCCTCGCTGCCCGAACCGGTGCTCGACCGGCCGCTGGCGGCGGAGATGCTGGGGCGGGTACGCACGCTGCTGCTCACGCCGTATGGACTGCGCACCCTGTCGCCCGCCGACGCCAACTACCGATCGCTTTATGAAGGGTCGCCGGAGGAACGCGATTCCGCCTACCATCAGGGCACCGTCTGGCCGTGGCTGCTGGGAGCCTACGGCGATACCCTGCTCTTCGCTTTATGGGATCGGCCGGCGGCCGCCCGGCATCTGCTGGGGACGATCACGCCGCTGTGCACCGCCCATCTGCGCGAGTACGGCGTCGGTTCAGTGGCCGAAATTTTCGACGCCGCGCCGCCGTATCGCCCCAACGGCGCCGTCGCCCAGGCCTGGAGCGTGGCGGAACTGCTGCGCGTCCTGAAAAAGATGCAGCGCGCCGCTCCGGGCGTGTATCGTCGCTGGGAGACGAACCTGCGAGAGGAGGCGAGGTAA
- the mutM gene encoding bifunctional DNA-formamidopyrimidine glycosylase/DNA-(apurinic or apyrimidinic site) lyase, whose product MPELPEVETVKNVTAPQICGRRIERVALNRGDVIAHPAPDDFVRLATGRAVTGMGRRGKFLRFFLDDGAEMVLHLRMTGRLLAVPPEFPAEKHTHVVFSLSGRLQLRFADVRRFGRFWLLRKGEKDCTGMNDLGLEPFDAALTPVWLKERLGASRRAVKTCLLDQSIVAGIGNIYSDEILFAARIRPTRAASSLSRPEWERLARAVREVMRFHVEQTAVSAEEFLRGRGTEYRNTPLLKVYGHDGDPCPACGAALQRAVVGGRSSVFCPRCQKRRETKVPSLRQEAAEKVKDIR is encoded by the coding sequence GTGCCTGAACTGCCAGAGGTCGAAACGGTAAAGAACGTGACGGCGCCGCAAATTTGCGGACGCCGCATCGAAAGAGTGGCGCTGAACCGTGGCGACGTGATCGCCCATCCGGCGCCGGACGATTTCGTCAGACTCGCGACGGGGCGCGCGGTGACGGGGATGGGACGGCGCGGCAAATTCCTGCGCTTCTTCCTCGACGACGGCGCCGAGATGGTGTTGCACCTGCGCATGACGGGGCGGCTGCTGGCCGTGCCGCCGGAATTTCCCGCGGAGAAGCACACGCATGTCGTTTTTTCGCTGAGCGGACGTCTGCAGCTGCGCTTTGCCGACGTGCGCCGTTTCGGCCGCTTCTGGCTGCTGCGAAAGGGCGAGAAAGACTGTACCGGCATGAACGATCTCGGCCTGGAGCCCTTCGACGCCGCTTTGACGCCCGTCTGGCTGAAAGAGCGGCTGGGCGCCTCGCGCCGCGCCGTCAAGACCTGTTTGCTCGATCAGAGCATCGTCGCCGGCATCGGCAACATTTACAGCGACGAAATCCTTTTCGCCGCGCGGATCCGGCCGACGCGCGCCGCGTCCTCGCTGAGCCGTCCCGAATGGGAACGCCTGGCGCGGGCGGTCCGAGAGGTGATGCGTTTTCACGTGGAGCAGACCGCCGTTTCGGCGGAAGAGTTTCTGCGCGGACGCGGCACGGAATACCGCAACACGCCGTTGCTGAAAGTTTACGGACACGACGGCGATCCCTGCCCCGCCTGCGGCGCGGCGTTGCAGCGCGCCGTCGTCGGCGGCCGTTCCAGCGTGTTTTGTCCGCGCTGCCAGAAGCGGAGGGAAACAAAAGTGCCTTCGCTGCGGCAGGAAGCGGCGGAAAAAGTGAAGGACATTCGATGA
- a CDS encoding glycoside hydrolase family 57 protein, which translates to MPSICFYFQVHQPYRLRHYSFFDIGQDHFYEDAEANRTILDKVAQKCYLPMNELLLKMIRRWEGRFRVAFSLSGVAMDQFEEYQPEILDSFRALVDTGCVELISETYAHSLAALYDADEFRAQVALHDELIKKHFGVTPRVFRNTELIYRNDIARMVEDMGYEAILTEGADHILGWRSPNYMYQPSSCTKLKLLLKNYRLSDDIAFRFSNRGWDQWPLTAEKFADWAHAVNGAGELINLFMDYETFGEHQWAETGIFDFMEALPAAVFADPNFDFVTPSQAAERYSPIARIDVPNAISWADVERDLTAWIGNDMERDAIETVYSLKEKVLADGGEGIVRTWRRLQTSDHFYYMCTKWFSDGDVHKYFNPYGTPYDAYINYMNVLSDFKMTLDS; encoded by the coding sequence ATGCCATCGATCTGTTTCTATTTCCAGGTTCATCAGCCGTACCGGCTGCGACACTACAGCTTCTTCGACATCGGGCAGGATCATTTCTACGAGGACGCCGAAGCCAACCGCACGATCCTCGACAAGGTGGCGCAGAAATGTTATCTGCCCATGAACGAACTGCTGCTGAAAATGATCCGCCGCTGGGAAGGGCGCTTCCGCGTCGCGTTTTCGCTCTCCGGCGTGGCCATGGATCAGTTCGAGGAGTACCAGCCGGAGATTCTCGACAGCTTCCGCGCTCTTGTCGACACGGGCTGCGTCGAACTGATCTCGGAGACCTACGCCCACTCTCTGGCCGCGCTGTACGACGCCGACGAGTTCCGCGCGCAGGTCGCGCTGCACGACGAGCTGATCAAAAAGCACTTCGGCGTGACGCCGCGCGTGTTCCGCAACACCGAGCTGATCTACCGCAACGACATCGCGCGCATGGTCGAGGACATGGGCTACGAGGCGATCCTCACCGAAGGCGCCGACCACATCCTCGGCTGGCGCAGTCCCAACTACATGTACCAGCCGTCAAGCTGCACGAAGCTGAAGCTGCTGCTCAAGAACTACCGGCTGTCCGACGACATCGCCTTCCGCTTCTCCAACCGCGGCTGGGACCAGTGGCCGCTCACCGCCGAAAAGTTCGCGGACTGGGCGCACGCCGTCAACGGAGCCGGCGAGCTGATCAATCTCTTCATGGACTACGAGACGTTCGGCGAACACCAATGGGCCGAAACGGGCATCTTCGACTTCATGGAGGCGCTGCCGGCAGCCGTTTTCGCCGATCCAAACTTCGACTTCGTCACGCCCTCGCAGGCGGCCGAGCGTTACTCGCCCATCGCCCGCATCGACGTGCCCAACGCCATCTCCTGGGCCGACGTGGAACGCGACCTCACCGCCTGGATCGGCAACGACATGGAGCGCGACGCCATCGAGACCGTTTACTCGCTCAAGGAAAAAGTCCTGGCCGACGGCGGCGAAGGCATCGTGCGCACCTGGCGGCGGCTGCAGACGTCGGACCATTTCTACTACATGTGCACCAAATGGTTCTCCGACGGCGACGTGCACAAGTATTTCAATCCCTACGGCACGCCCTACGACGCCTACATCAATTACATGAACGTGCTGTCCGACTTCAAAATGACGCTGGACAGCTAA
- a CDS encoding glycosyltransferase family 4 protein codes for MRVLMLGWEFPPDKSGGLGTACYGITQALLRKGTDVLFVMPQTRLTEHPESHVKLRSASGTLIPVVSRSEPEAGGATAAPDSHSQNAARPRQNCGIAELQQFAARMVVRGIRSSLRPYDSAASYEQRLARHGKGRRTSSAAGGKNEIFRRLGLPQLGGSVWPADAAAAASQPQDAAVRWKPVEIHGGYGQDLMSEVYRYSLAAAQIAREEKFDVIHVHDWMTYPAGILIKQITGKPLITHIHALEHDRSGENVNPEIAHIEWAGMTAADRVVAVSYYTKNKVMRLYRIPDEKIDVVHNAVNRNESQLGWRSIPPHREKRVLFMGRITYQKGPDYFVEAARLVHERMPDVHFVMAGSGDMFHRMVRRIAQLGMGTAFHFPGFQSGVNVERMYASCDLYVMPSVSEPFGIAPLEAMICDTPVILSRQSGVAEVVRNALKVDFWDVQEMANKICAVLAYPKLAEAMVKNSREDLRRIRWSAAADRLNAMYRDCIRRS; via the coding sequence ATGCGCGTGCTCATGCTTGGCTGGGAATTTCCGCCCGACAAGAGCGGAGGCCTTGGCACCGCCTGTTACGGCATCACGCAGGCGCTGCTGCGGAAAGGCACCGACGTGCTTTTCGTCATGCCGCAGACTCGCCTGACCGAGCACCCCGAGTCGCACGTCAAACTGCGTTCCGCCTCGGGAACCCTGATCCCCGTCGTCTCGCGGAGCGAACCGGAAGCGGGGGGCGCCACGGCCGCACCGGACAGCCATTCTCAAAACGCTGCAAGGCCGCGGCAAAACTGCGGCATCGCGGAGCTTCAGCAGTTTGCCGCGCGGATGGTCGTGCGCGGCATCAGGTCGAGCCTTCGTCCCTACGACAGCGCGGCAAGTTACGAACAACGACTCGCCCGGCACGGCAAAGGCCGCCGAACCTCAAGCGCCGCCGGCGGGAAAAATGAGATCTTCCGCCGCCTCGGGCTGCCGCAGCTTGGCGGGAGCGTTTGGCCCGCCGACGCCGCAGCGGCGGCTTCACAGCCGCAGGACGCGGCCGTCCGCTGGAAGCCGGTCGAAATCCACGGCGGCTACGGGCAGGACCTGATGTCCGAAGTGTACCGCTACAGTCTCGCGGCCGCGCAGATCGCGCGCGAAGAAAAATTCGACGTGATCCACGTGCACGACTGGATGACTTACCCGGCGGGGATCCTCATCAAGCAGATCACCGGCAAGCCGCTGATCACTCACATCCACGCGCTGGAGCACGACCGCAGCGGCGAAAACGTCAATCCCGAGATCGCCCACATCGAGTGGGCCGGCATGACCGCCGCCGATCGTGTGGTCGCCGTAAGCTATTACACCAAGAACAAAGTGATGCGCCTTTACCGGATCCCCGACGAAAAAATCGACGTCGTCCACAACGCCGTCAACCGCAACGAATCGCAGTTGGGCTGGCGAAGCATCCCGCCGCACCGGGAGAAGCGCGTGCTCTTCATGGGCCGCATCACCTATCAGAAAGGGCCCGACTACTTCGTCGAAGCCGCGCGGCTCGTGCACGAGCGCATGCCCGACGTGCACTTCGTCATGGCCGGCAGCGGCGACATGTTCCACCGCATGGTGCGCCGCATCGCCCAGCTGGGGATGGGGACCGCATTCCACTTTCCCGGCTTCCAGTCCGGCGTGAACGTGGAACGGATGTATGCCAGCTGCGACCTCTACGTCATGCCCAGCGTCTCCGAACCTTTCGGCATCGCCCCGCTGGAGGCCATGATCTGCGACACGCCGGTGATCCTTTCGCGTCAGTCCGGCGTCGCCGAAGTGGTGCGCAACGCGCTGAAGGTGGACTTTTGGGACGTTCAGGAAATGGCCAACAAAATCTGCGCCGTGCTTGCCTACCCGAAACTGGCCGAAGCGATGGTGAAGAACAGCCGCGAGGATCTGCGCCGCATCCGCTGGTCTGCCGCCGCCGATCGCCTGAACGCAATGTATCGTGACTGCATCCGGAGGAGTTGA
- the glgP gene encoding alpha-glucan family phosphorylase, whose translation MTHKDSAQLPATLFEVSWEVCNKVGGIYTVVATKARQAVDRFGQNYFLLGPARDKNPGFIEASAEGEEGRLWETFRRAAALHNLKCRFGRWDIPGSPKAVLVDWKDRYNQNQILYDLWRDFGVDSLTGAWDYVEPVMFSMACGEAIAAFSQVISDENEGERAVTAHFHEWMCGAGLLYLKKHAPSISTVFTTHATVLGRSMAGAGRDIYAEMDQINAAREAANFNVTAKCSMETAAAREADCFTTVSALTAHEAAAFLGRRPDLVTPNGLSLSAIPDYSGDRSAPAANKKKILAAVARLLRRPLPENSRLFLISGRYEFRNKGIDLFLDAAAALNRSRSAGEPPIVALCAVMNGHNGTDERALSGNPAQKPDDAPFWITAHRVFDKVHDPILNACARLGLDNRPENAVQVVLNPALLDGQDGLFGMTYDEVLSACDAGIFPSWYEPWGYTPQEAAANSVPTVTSDLAGFGLWAREQGENEGIAVIERSHAPYEATVKKLTFLMGELASLPEEALLKRRAAARALAEKTDWSTFYQHYDDAYALAANQARQRVATRPVSRMDDEILTRVFTGTPSVTPLLHGFTSSVKLPDKLSRLGELAHNLWWTWHPEYEPLFRRVDPALWDKIGHNAVELLGKTDHSRFVELAQNEGYVQLYGRALERFDADMKAPFDTSVPELTATTPVAYFSTEYGIHESLPIYSGGLGVLSGDHLKSASDLRIPLVAVGLLYKCGYFQQKIAADGHQTALYPENNFRLLPIGRVKNEKTGEHLYVSLDLPGRTLFARVWKVQVGRVPLYLLDTDTPKNTEEDRRITERLYVADRDTRIRQEILLGMGGPRALAALGYHPRAYHMNEGHSAFMILERIRHLCLTRGLSFAAAREVVRGDSVFTTHTPVDAGNERFSAELMHRYFDELARRIGVSRDELMNLGTRPGTSGDFELTLLALNHAMRSNGVSRLHGGVSRAMWQFNWKGVPTEEIPIGYITNGVHLNSFAGRPAAALLATAVGADWSALPPQSPQWQKVEQIADADFWQAKQEQKKALLELLKKTSPKAFHKASSEWQQQPLVIGFARRFAPYKRATLVLADLARLTKILSDARRPVILVFSGKAHPADTQGNDLIQKVVLASRNELFGKLFFIPNYNLDIARIMVQGCDVWLNTPRRPYEASGTSGQKAAPNGTLNLSVSDGWWCEGDNGLNGWTIGPRVTSIHDAPAEQSDYADAESLYALLEDEVAPLYFERAGDGLPHGWIARMKNSVATLSPQYSSARMVRQYFEECYRPAAQRHVKMRAQNRLLPRTLAAWKADVGARFAGVRIDQIQVQGLVQNAVACTDPLSVTAYVVPGAMKPEELQLQFVAGRSDERNFIEKPDVLALSCTGSDDQGRLVYQGAYTPTHNGRYLYGLRVLAYSPDLDNLFDTGLIQWG comes from the coding sequence ATGACGCATAAGGATTCAGCCCAGCTTCCCGCCACGCTCTTCGAAGTCTCATGGGAAGTGTGCAACAAAGTCGGCGGCATTTACACCGTGGTCGCCACCAAGGCCCGGCAGGCCGTGGATCGCTTCGGACAGAACTATTTTCTGCTCGGTCCGGCGCGCGACAAGAACCCGGGATTCATCGAGGCTTCCGCCGAAGGCGAGGAAGGCCGCCTGTGGGAGACGTTCCGACGCGCCGCGGCGCTTCACAATCTGAAATGCCGCTTCGGGCGCTGGGACATCCCCGGTTCGCCCAAAGCGGTCCTGGTGGATTGGAAGGACCGCTACAATCAGAATCAGATCCTTTACGACCTGTGGCGCGACTTCGGCGTCGATTCGCTGACGGGCGCGTGGGACTACGTGGAGCCGGTGATGTTCAGCATGGCCTGCGGCGAGGCGATCGCGGCGTTCTCGCAGGTCATCTCCGACGAGAACGAAGGCGAACGCGCCGTCACCGCCCATTTTCACGAGTGGATGTGCGGCGCCGGCCTGCTCTATCTGAAAAAGCACGCGCCCTCCATTTCCACGGTATTCACCACCCACGCCACCGTGCTGGGACGCTCCATGGCGGGGGCGGGGCGCGACATCTACGCCGAGATGGACCAGATCAACGCAGCGCGCGAAGCCGCCAACTTCAACGTCACCGCCAAATGTTCCATGGAAACGGCCGCCGCGCGCGAAGCCGACTGTTTCACGACGGTCAGCGCCCTCACGGCTCACGAGGCGGCGGCGTTTCTCGGCCGCCGCCCCGACCTGGTGACGCCGAACGGCCTGAGCCTGAGCGCCATTCCCGATTACAGCGGCGACCGTTCCGCGCCCGCCGCCAACAAGAAGAAAATTCTCGCCGCCGTCGCCCGGCTGCTGCGCCGCCCGCTGCCGGAAAACAGCCGCCTGTTCCTTATCTCCGGGCGTTACGAGTTCCGCAACAAAGGCATCGACCTGTTTCTCGACGCCGCCGCGGCGCTGAACCGCTCGCGTTCCGCGGGCGAACCGCCCATCGTCGCCTTGTGCGCCGTCATGAACGGACACAACGGCACCGACGAACGGGCGCTCTCGGGCAATCCCGCCCAGAAACCCGACGACGCGCCCTTCTGGATCACGGCCCATCGGGTGTTCGACAAGGTTCACGACCCGATCCTGAACGCCTGCGCCCGCCTCGGGCTGGACAACCGTCCCGAAAACGCCGTGCAGGTCGTCCTCAATCCCGCCTTGCTGGACGGGCAGGACGGCCTCTTCGGCATGACCTACGACGAGGTGCTGTCGGCTTGCGACGCAGGGATCTTCCCCTCGTGGTACGAGCCGTGGGGCTATACGCCTCAGGAGGCCGCGGCCAATTCCGTGCCGACCGTCACCAGCGATCTGGCGGGCTTCGGCCTGTGGGCGCGCGAACAGGGCGAGAACGAGGGCATCGCCGTCATCGAACGCAGTCACGCGCCTTACGAGGCGACGGTGAAAAAACTGACCTTTTTGATGGGCGAGCTGGCTTCGCTGCCGGAGGAAGCGCTGCTGAAGCGCCGCGCCGCCGCCCGCGCGCTGGCCGAAAAGACCGACTGGTCCACCTTTTATCAGCATTACGACGACGCCTACGCTCTCGCCGCGAATCAGGCCCGCCAGCGCGTGGCCACGCGGCCGGTTTCGCGCATGGACGACGAGATCCTGACGCGCGTTTTCACCGGCACGCCGTCGGTGACGCCGCTGCTGCACGGTTTCACCAGCTCGGTCAAGCTGCCGGACAAGCTGAGCCGCCTCGGCGAACTGGCCCACAATCTCTGGTGGACGTGGCATCCCGAATACGAGCCGCTGTTCCGCCGCGTCGATCCGGCGCTGTGGGACAAAATCGGTCACAATGCCGTCGAACTGCTGGGGAAAACTGATCACAGCCGCTTTGTCGAGCTGGCGCAGAACGAAGGATACGTGCAGCTTTACGGCCGCGCTCTGGAACGATTCGACGCCGACATGAAGGCGCCTTTCGACACGTCGGTCCCCGAATTGACGGCCACGACGCCCGTCGCCTACTTTTCGACCGAGTACGGCATTCACGAAAGTCTGCCCATTTACTCCGGGGGGCTCGGCGTGCTTTCCGGCGATCACCTCAAATCGGCCAGCGACCTGCGCATCCCGCTGGTCGCCGTGGGGCTGCTTTACAAATGCGGTTACTTCCAGCAGAAAATCGCTGCCGACGGCCACCAGACGGCGCTTTATCCGGAGAACAATTTCCGGCTGCTGCCCATCGGCCGCGTCAAAAACGAAAAGACCGGCGAACACCTTTACGTGTCGCTTGACCTGCCGGGGCGCACGCTTTTCGCCCGCGTCTGGAAAGTCCAGGTCGGGCGCGTGCCGCTCTATCTGCTCGACACCGACACGCCCAAGAACACCGAGGAAGACCGCCGCATCACCGAGCGCCTCTACGTGGCCGACCGCGACACACGCATCCGCCAGGAGATCCTGCTCGGCATGGGCGGTCCGCGCGCGCTGGCGGCGCTGGGCTATCATCCGCGCGCCTACCACATGAACGAAGGGCACTCGGCCTTCATGATCCTGGAACGCATCCGCCACCTCTGTCTGACCCGCGGCCTCAGCTTCGCCGCCGCCCGCGAGGTGGTGCGCGGCGACAGCGTCTTCACCACTCACACGCCCGTGGACGCCGGCAACGAACGTTTCTCCGCCGAACTCATGCACCGCTATTTCGACGAGCTGGCGCGGCGCATCGGCGTCAGCCGCGACGAGCTGATGAACCTGGGCACCCGTCCGGGAACGTCCGGCGATTTCGAGCTGACGCTGCTGGCGCTGAACCACGCCATGCGCAGCAACGGCGTCAGCCGCCTCCATGGCGGCGTGTCGCGCGCCATGTGGCAGTTCAACTGGAAAGGCGTGCCCACGGAAGAAATCCCCATCGGCTACATCACAAACGGAGTGCACCTGAACAGCTTTGCGGGGCGCCCCGCGGCGGCGCTGCTCGCAACGGCGGTGGGCGCGGACTGGAGCGCGTTGCCGCCGCAGTCGCCGCAATGGCAAAAAGTGGAACAGATCGCCGACGCCGATTTCTGGCAGGCCAAGCAGGAGCAGAAAAAAGCCCTGTTGGAGCTGCTCAAGAAGACGTCGCCCAAGGCGTTCCACAAGGCCTCTTCCGAATGGCAGCAGCAGCCGCTGGTGATCGGCTTCGCGCGCCGTTTCGCGCCCTACAAACGCGCCACGCTCGTCCTCGCCGATCTGGCGCGGCTGACGAAGATCCTCTCGGATGCCCGGCGTCCCGTGATCCTCGTTTTTTCCGGCAAAGCCCATCCGGCCGACACGCAGGGCAACGACCTGATCCAGAAAGTCGTGCTCGCCAGCCGAAACGAACTCTTCGGCAAACTCTTTTTCATCCCCAACTACAACCTCGACATCGCCAGAATCATGGTGCAGGGCTGCGACGTGTGGCTGAACACGCCGCGCCGCCCCTACGAAGCCAGCGGCACCAGCGGCCAGAAAGCGGCCCCCAACGGCACGCTCAACCTGAGCGTGTCCGACGGCTGGTGGTGCGAAGGCGACAACGGCCTCAACGGCTGGACCATCGGCCCCCGCGTCACCTCCATTCACGACGCGCCCGCCGAACAAAGCGACTACGCCGACGCCGAAAGCCTCTACGCGCTGCTGGAAGACGAAGTGGCGCCGCTCTACTTCGAACGCGCCGGCGACGGCCTCCCCCACGGCTGGATCGCGCGCATGAAAAACAGCGTCGCTACGCTGAGTCCGCAGTACAGCAGCGCCCGCATGGTGCGCCAGTACTTCGAAGAATGCTACCGGCCGGCCGCGCAGCGCCACGTGAAAATGCGCGCCCAAAACCGCCTGCTGCCCCGCACGCTCGCGGCCTGGAAAGCCGACGTCGGAGCGCGCTTCGCCGGCGTGCGCATCGATCAGATCCAGGTTCAGGGCCTCGTGCAGAACGCCGTGGCCTGCACCGATCCGCTCAGCGTCACCGCGTACGTGGTGCCCGGCGCCATGAAACCCGAAGAACTGCAGCTCCAATTCGTGGCCGGACGCAGCGACGAGCGCAACTTCATCGAAAAACCCGACGTGCTCGCGCTCTCCTGCACCGGCAGCGACGACCAGGGGCGCCTCGTCTATCAAGGCGCCTACACCCCCACCCACAACGGCCGCTACCTCTACGGCCTGCGCGTCCTCGCCTACAGCCCCGATCTTGACAACCTGTTCGACACGGGCCTGATCCAGTGGGGCTAA
- a CDS encoding histidinol-phosphatase has translation MIREDFHVHTVFCDGEDRAEAVVQAAIAMGMTRLGFSGHAHTPCDESYCMSVAGTAAYKSEIASLREKYRQRLAICCGIEQDYFADLPAGDYDYVIGSVHYLKIGGDYVPVDENPEIFQKAVQKYFDGDFYAMAELYYRQEADVVSRTHADLIGHFDLIGKFNEGGRFFDENHPRYIKAAYAALDALLETGRPFEVNSGAISRGWRTTPYPSPPLLKRIAAKGGRVVLSSDSHRAATLCYKFDECERLCESVGLKPERFRLRR, from the coding sequence ATGATCCGCGAGGACTTTCACGTTCATACGGTTTTCTGCGACGGCGAAGACCGCGCCGAGGCCGTCGTTCAAGCCGCCATCGCCATGGGCATGACGCGGCTGGGCTTTTCCGGCCACGCGCACACGCCCTGCGACGAATCGTACTGCATGTCCGTGGCGGGGACCGCCGCCTATAAAAGCGAGATCGCGTCATTGCGCGAAAAGTACCGGCAGCGGCTGGCCATTTGCTGCGGCATCGAGCAGGATTATTTCGCCGATCTGCCCGCCGGCGACTACGACTATGTCATCGGCTCGGTGCATTATCTGAAGATCGGCGGCGATTATGTGCCCGTTGACGAGAATCCCGAAATTTTTCAGAAGGCCGTCCAAAAATATTTCGACGGCGACTTTTACGCGATGGCCGAACTGTACTATCGGCAGGAAGCCGACGTGGTCAGCCGCACTCACGCCGATTTGATCGGCCATTTCGACCTGATCGGCAAGTTCAACGAGGGCGGAAGATTTTTCGACGAAAATCATCCGCGCTATATAAAAGCCGCCTACGCTGCGCTGGACGCCCTGCTGGAAACGGGACGTCCTTTCGAGGTCAACAGCGGCGCCATCTCCCGCGGCTGGCGTACGACGCCTTATCCGTCGCCGCCGCTGCTGAAACGCATCGCCGCCAAAGGCGGCCGCGTCGTTCTGTCCAGCGACAGCCACCGCGCCGCCACGCTGTGCTACAAGTTCGACGAGTGCGAACGGCTCTGCGAATCCGTGGGACTGAAACCGGAGCGATTCCGTCTTCGGCGGTGA